Proteins from one Mycobacterium sp. SMC-2 genomic window:
- the mftA gene encoding mycofactocin precursor MftA (Mycofactocin is a small molecule electron carrier derived from the final two amino acids, Val-Tyr, of MftA, the mycofactocin precursor. It plays a role in redox homeostasis and the metabolism of alcohols and aldehydes in Actinobacteria, including Mycobacterium tuberculosis.), translating to MDHETETETQLVTETLVEEVSIDGMCGVY from the coding sequence GTGGACCACGAAACCGAGACCGAGACCCAGCTCGTCACCGAGACTCTGGTCGAAGAGGTGTCCATCGACGGCATGTGCGGGGTGTACTGA
- the mftB gene encoding mycofactocin biosynthesis chaperone MftB (MftB, a small protein, is a peptide chaperone that assists the radical SAM enzyme MftC in performing two modifications to the C-terminal Val-Tyr dipeptide of the mycofactocin precursor peptide, MftA. MftB's role is analogous to the role of PqqD in the biosynthesis of PQQ, a cofactor that derives entirely from a Tyr and a Glu in the precursor PqqA.) — protein sequence MFDPDRGWRLHPQVAVRPEPFGALLYHFGTRKLSFLKNRTILTVVRSLADHPDVHSACRAAGVDDAGEALYLHALGVLADSKMLVPQEV from the coding sequence GTGTTCGACCCCGACCGCGGCTGGCGGTTGCACCCGCAGGTGGCGGTTCGACCCGAACCGTTCGGTGCGCTGCTCTACCACTTCGGCACCCGCAAGCTGTCCTTTCTGAAGAACCGCACCATTCTCACGGTGGTGCGGTCGCTGGCCGACCATCCCGATGTTCATTCCGCCTGCCGCGCGGCGGGCGTGGACGACGCGGGAGAGGCGTTGTACTTGCACGCGCTCGGCGTGTTGGCCGACTCGAAGATGTTGGTACCTCAGGAGGTCTGA
- the mftC gene encoding mycofactocin radical SAM maturase (MftC is a radical SAM/SPASM enzyme that catalyzes the first two steps in biosynthesis of the electron carrier mycofactocin from the terminal Val-Tyr dipeptide of the precursor peptide MftA.): MTATVPRLIEQFESGLDAPICLTWELTYACNLACVHCLSSSGKRDPRELSTRQCMDIIDELERMQVFYVNIGGGEPTVRPDFWELVDYATAHHVGVKFSTNGVRITEEVAARLAASDYVDVQISLDGATAEVNDTVRGPGSFAMAVRALENLASAGFKDAKISVVVTRHNVDQLDEFAALARRYGATLRITRLRPSGRGADVWEDLHPTADQQVQLYEWLVAKGERVLTGDSFFHLSPLGSSGALAGLNMCGAGRVVCLIDPVGDVYACPFAIHDRFLAGNVLSDGGFDNVWKNAPLFRELREPQSAGACGSCGHYDACRGGCMAAKFFTGLPMDGPDPECVQGHSVSALASRRETPRPRADHSRKTSGPIPLKLSRPPARLCNESPV; this comes from the coding sequence ATGACAGCCACCGTGCCCCGGCTCATCGAGCAGTTCGAGAGCGGGCTGGATGCCCCCATCTGCCTGACGTGGGAGCTGACGTATGCCTGCAACCTGGCTTGCGTGCACTGCCTTTCGTCCTCGGGCAAACGGGATCCGCGGGAACTGTCCACCCGTCAGTGCATGGACATCATCGACGAGCTGGAACGCATGCAGGTGTTCTACGTCAACATCGGCGGCGGGGAGCCCACCGTGCGGCCGGACTTCTGGGAGCTGGTCGACTACGCAACCGCGCACCACGTCGGGGTGAAGTTCTCCACCAACGGCGTCCGCATCACCGAAGAGGTCGCCGCCCGGCTGGCCGCCAGTGACTACGTCGACGTCCAGATCTCGCTGGACGGCGCCACCGCGGAGGTCAACGACACCGTGCGCGGTCCGGGGTCCTTCGCCATGGCCGTGCGGGCGCTGGAGAACCTTGCGAGCGCGGGCTTCAAGGACGCCAAGATCTCCGTCGTGGTCACCCGGCACAACGTCGACCAGCTCGACGAATTCGCCGCGCTGGCAAGGCGTTACGGGGCCACCCTGCGGATCACCCGGCTGCGTCCCTCGGGGCGGGGCGCCGACGTGTGGGAGGACCTGCACCCCACCGCCGACCAGCAGGTCCAGCTCTACGAGTGGCTGGTGGCCAAGGGTGAGCGGGTGCTCACCGGCGACTCCTTCTTCCACCTTTCGCCGCTGGGCTCCTCCGGCGCGCTGGCCGGCCTGAACATGTGCGGCGCCGGGCGGGTGGTGTGCCTGATCGACCCGGTGGGTGACGTATACGCCTGCCCGTTCGCCATCCACGACCGCTTCCTGGCCGGGAACGTGTTGTCCGACGGCGGATTCGACAACGTCTGGAAGAACGCACCGCTGTTCCGTGAGCTGCGCGAACCGCAGTCGGCGGGCGCCTGTGGCAGCTGCGGACACTACGATGCCTGCCGGGGCGGCTGCATGGCGGCCAAGTTCTTCACCGGCCTGCCGATGGACGGGCCGGATCCCGAGTGCGTCCAGGGGCACAGCGTCTCGGCGCTGGCCAGCCGGCGTGAGACGCCGCGCCCCCGGGCCGACCACTCCCGCAAGACCAGCGGACCGATACCCCTGAAACTGTCGCGACCGCCCGCCCGCCTGTGCAACGAAAGCCCCGTCTAG
- the mftD gene encoding pre-mycofactocin synthase MftD (MftD, an enzyme found in the mycofactocin biosynthesis locus, performs an oxidative deamination of 3-amino-5-[(p-hydroxyphenyl)methyl]-4,4-dimethyl-2-pyrrolidinone (AHDP). The resulting compound, now called pre-mycofactocin (PMFT), is a biologically active redox cofactor that can oxidize the non-exchangeable NADH of TIGR03971 family SDR-type oxidoreductases.) yields the protein MAGQWFETVAIAQERAKRRLPKSVYSALVAGSEKGITVSNNVEAFSELGFAPHVVGAQEKRDQSTTVMGQDISLPVIISPTGVQAVDPDGEVAVARAAAARGTAMGLSSFASKPIEEVIAANPKVFFQVYWLGGRDAIAERVERARQAGAVGLIVTTDWSFSHGRDWGSPKIPEEMNLRTVLRQSPEAVFKPRWLWKYGKTLRPPDLRVPNQGRRGEPGPPFFAAYGEWMGTPPPTWEDIAWLRELWGGPFMLKGVMRVDDAKRAVDAGVSAISVSNHGGNNLDGTPASIRALPAVAAAVGDQVEVLLDGGIRRGSDVVKAVALGARAVMIGRAYLWGLAAAGQAGVENVLDILRGGIDSALMGLGRAGVHDLGPDDILVPPGFTRALGVPPAGTP from the coding sequence ATGGCCGGACAATGGTTCGAAACCGTCGCCATCGCGCAGGAACGCGCGAAACGACGGCTGCCGAAATCCGTTTATTCAGCGCTGGTGGCGGGGAGTGAAAAGGGAATCACCGTCTCCAACAACGTTGAGGCGTTCAGCGAACTCGGATTCGCGCCCCACGTCGTCGGCGCGCAGGAAAAGCGCGACCAATCGACCACCGTTATGGGACAGGACATTTCACTGCCGGTGATCATTTCGCCCACCGGGGTGCAGGCGGTCGATCCCGACGGCGAAGTGGCCGTCGCGCGGGCGGCGGCGGCGCGGGGAACGGCGATGGGCCTGTCCTCGTTCGCGAGCAAACCGATCGAGGAGGTCATCGCCGCCAACCCCAAGGTCTTCTTTCAGGTGTACTGGCTGGGCGGGCGAGACGCGATCGCCGAACGGGTGGAGCGTGCCCGCCAAGCGGGTGCGGTCGGCCTGATCGTCACCACCGACTGGTCGTTCTCCCACGGTCGCGACTGGGGCAGTCCCAAGATACCCGAGGAGATGAACCTGCGGACCGTCCTGCGGCAGTCGCCGGAGGCCGTCTTCAAGCCCCGCTGGCTGTGGAAGTACGGCAAGACCCTGCGCCCGCCGGACTTGCGGGTCCCCAACCAGGGGCGCCGCGGTGAGCCGGGGCCGCCCTTCTTCGCCGCCTACGGGGAATGGATGGGTACGCCGCCCCCGACGTGGGAAGACATCGCCTGGCTACGTGAACTGTGGGGCGGGCCGTTCATGCTCAAGGGCGTGATGCGCGTCGATGACGCGAAAAGGGCTGTCGATGCCGGGGTTTCGGCGATCTCGGTGTCCAACCACGGCGGCAACAACCTCGACGGCACGCCGGCCTCGATCCGCGCATTGCCCGCGGTGGCCGCCGCGGTCGGCGATCAGGTCGAGGTGCTGCTCGACGGTGGCATCCGCCGCGGGAGCGACGTCGTCAAGGCCGTGGCGCTGGGCGCGCGCGCGGTGATGATCGGCCGCGCGTACCTGTGGGGCCTGGCCGCGGCCGGGCAGGCGGGCGTGGAGAACGTGCTCGACATCCTGCGCGGGGGCATCGACTCGGCCCTCATGGGGCTGGGCCGTGCCGGCGTCCACGACCTCGGGCCGGACGACATCCTGGTGCCGCCCGGCTTCACCCGGGCGCTGGGTGTGCCGCCCGCCGGGACGCCCTGA
- the mftE gene encoding mycofactocin biosynthesis peptidyl-dipeptidase MftE, with amino-acid sequence MNSSYHHRVPVLGELAVATSSQLSGTSPSIMIPLGSTEQHGPHLPLDTDTRIATAVARGARAGLDHDWLVAPAIAYGASGEHQSFAGTISIGTEALTMLLVEYGRSATGWAQRLVFVNGHGGNTAALTAAVTRLRAEGRDAGWCPCLAGGGDAHAGHTETSLLLHISPGDVLTDRWLAGNRAPLPELLPSMRRGGVAAVSPVGVLGDPTTATAAEGKRILAEMVDGCVRRVARWSPGRDGILT; translated from the coding sequence GTGAATTCGTCCTACCATCACCGAGTGCCCGTACTCGGCGAATTAGCGGTGGCGACCTCAAGCCAGCTATCGGGCACCTCGCCGTCGATAATGATCCCGCTGGGCTCGACCGAACAGCACGGTCCGCACCTGCCGTTGGACACCGACACCCGGATCGCAACCGCTGTCGCCCGCGGGGCGCGGGCCGGTCTCGACCACGACTGGTTGGTGGCGCCGGCCATCGCCTACGGCGCCAGCGGCGAGCACCAGAGCTTCGCCGGAACGATATCCATCGGTACCGAGGCCCTGACGATGCTGCTGGTCGAGTACGGCCGGTCGGCCACCGGCTGGGCCCAGCGCCTCGTCTTCGTCAACGGCCACGGCGGCAACACCGCCGCTCTGACCGCCGCGGTGACGCGGCTGCGCGCCGAGGGCCGCGATGCCGGCTGGTGCCCATGCCTGGCCGGCGGGGGCGACGCCCACGCCGGGCACACCGAAACCTCGCTGTTGCTGCACATCTCGCCCGGCGACGTGCTGACCGACCGGTGGCTCGCGGGCAACCGGGCGCCGCTGCCCGAACTGCTCCCGTCGATGCGCCGCGGGGGAGTCGCGGCGGTCAGCCCCGTGGGCGTGCTGGGTGACCCGACGACCGCGACCGCTGCGGAGGGCAAGCGCATCCTCGCCGAGATGGTCGACGGCTGTGTCCGTCGGGTGGCCCGGTGGTCGCCCGGGCGGGACGGGATCCTGACATGA
- a CDS encoding IS110 family transposase, translated as MKRKQAPVPEEIPDAEHELVIERVCAVDVAKAFGKVCVRTPRERRRVSKVWDVEATTGAVSELAAQLTELGIEKVTIESTSDYWRIWYYLLEAAGLDVQLVNARDVKNVPGRPKTDKLDAVWLAKLTEKGLLRPSFVPPAPIRQLRDYTRLRVDLTRERSRYWQRLEKLLEDALIKLSSVASTLNTLSARDIIEALIAGERDPRRLADLARARMKTKRPALIKALDGRFDDHHGELARMLLDQIDTLTAQIDTLTTRIDDLLVAAQPSENDSGGNPTGHTTAGSGLSTVERLEEIPGIGSTGAQIILAEIGLDMTQFPTAAHLVSWAKLCPRTIQSGPVTRGGKTGKGNPYLKGALGEAAAAAAKTDTFLGERYRRIVKRRGKLKALVAVARSILVIVWQLLSDPSARFRDLGSDYHTSRINVERRMRNHIAQLTALGYRVTVEPAA; from the coding sequence TTGAAACGGAAACAGGCGCCGGTGCCGGAGGAGATTCCCGACGCCGAGCACGAGTTGGTCATCGAGCGGGTGTGCGCCGTCGACGTGGCCAAGGCGTTCGGCAAGGTGTGCGTGCGCACTCCGCGGGAGCGTCGGCGGGTCAGCAAGGTCTGGGACGTGGAGGCCACCACGGGTGCAGTCAGCGAGCTGGCCGCCCAGCTCACCGAGCTGGGTATCGAGAAGGTCACGATCGAGTCGACGTCGGACTATTGGCGGATCTGGTATTACCTGCTGGAGGCGGCCGGGCTCGACGTGCAGCTGGTTAACGCCCGTGATGTGAAGAACGTGCCGGGACGGCCCAAAACGGACAAGCTCGATGCAGTTTGGCTGGCCAAGCTGACCGAGAAAGGGCTGCTGCGACCGTCGTTCGTGCCGCCGGCCCCGATCCGGCAGCTACGTGACTACACCCGGCTGCGGGTGGATCTGACCCGGGAACGGTCCCGATACTGGCAGCGGCTGGAGAAACTGCTCGAAGACGCCCTAATCAAGCTGTCGTCGGTGGCCTCCACGCTCAACACGCTCTCGGCGCGAGACATCATCGAAGCATTGATCGCCGGCGAACGTGACCCCCGCCGGCTCGCCGACTTGGCCCGGGCTCGGATGAAGACCAAACGCCCAGCGCTGATCAAGGCACTCGACGGGCGCTTTGATGACCACCACGGCGAACTGGCGCGGATGCTGCTCGACCAGATCGACACCCTCACCGCGCAGATCGACACGCTGACCACCCGCATCGACGACCTGTTGGTGGCCGCCCAACCCAGTGAGAACGACAGCGGCGGGAACCCGACCGGCCACACCACGGCTGGTAGCGGGCTGTCCACCGTCGAACGCCTCGAGGAAATCCCCGGCATCGGCTCGACCGGAGCGCAGATCATCCTGGCTGAAATCGGCCTGGATATGACCCAATTCCCCACTGCCGCACACTTGGTGTCGTGGGCGAAACTGTGCCCGCGCACCATCCAGTCCGGACCTGTGACACGCGGCGGCAAAACCGGCAAGGGCAACCCCTACCTCAAGGGTGCACTCGGTGAGGCCGCCGCAGCGGCGGCCAAGACCGATACCTTCCTGGGCGAACGCTACCGGCGCATCGTCAAACGCCGCGGCAAGCTCAAAGCACTGGTCGCGGTCGCCCGCTCCATCCTCGTCATCGTCTGGCAGTTGCTCTCCGACCCATCGGCCCGATTCCGCGACCTCGGATCCGACTACCACACCAGCCGGATCAACGTCGAACGCCGGATGCGTAATCACATCGCCCAACTCACCGCACTGGGCTACCGCGTCACCGTCGAACCCGCCGCCT